The genomic DNA atgagGAAATCACATGTTCCGGGTTGAACaatgattaaaataaaacacatgtcCTACATCTTGGGCTCATCCAGGGTCCCTTGGGATCCTCGAAACCTTTGGGGAGCCAGCAAGAAAGATCAGTACCGCTGTCTCCTCCCTGCATGTGGTAACGCCCTCTCTGGtcacaaagataaaaaaaagtctgttcCTTTCTGCACAGTTAGTTGTTCATGAACATCCAGCGCACATCCTGTTCAATCGTGTCCAGCCGAAGAATTCTGCTCCCATGTTTTGAGCCCGCTTCAGTGGGAATACGCTACTAATATGTCCACCGGGTCTCTCAGCGATGTCGACGACGAGCTCCTGGACGGCATCCTGAAGTTTGGTTCCTCCGGTAAAGATTCCAACGAGAGCACGGAGGAGAGCTCAAACTGCGAGGGCTCATGCGCAAACGAGGAACGGAGAGAAACGCCCGGCAAAAAACGGAAGACAACGTCCAGGAAAACGGCGCCCAAGGGTGTGGCACAACAGGAGGGCAAGCAGGTGCAGAGGAACGCGGCCAACGCCCGGGAAAGAGCCAGGATGAGAGTCCTGTCCAAAGCCTTCTCCCGGCTTAAGACCTCCTTACCCTGGGTACCACCGGATACCAAGCTCTCCAAACTGGACACACTGCGCCTGGCGTCTAGCTACATAGCACACCTCCGACAGATACTGGCCAACGACAAATACGAAAATGGATATATCCACCCTGTTAACCTGGTGAGAATGGGCTTAAGGGGCTTGTACCTTTTTGCTCCCCAAATTTTCACACTTCCAATTTGGAGTTTTAATATAATAATGTAGTGAAATACCTGAATCACTTTTAATCAAAATCCAATGTTGTTTCGTTATTTTAACGTGGCCTGCAAAGGCCAAATTATAGGCCTCAATTACTCAGTAAAGTGACAAAGGAGGGCGATCGCTCAACTAGGCAGGTGCACGAGggaggtaaaaaacaaacaagcaaacagccAGCCtcgtgcaagcgtaataaataCCCGACAGTTTACAATCCCTGTAGGCTGCAGACCAAGAAGTGCAATTTCATCGTTAGGCCGTCAGTGCCGGCAGTGATTCGTTGGGGAGACAGGTGAAATTAATGTTgcagtgatgtcattttttaaaaataacttttcgGAGCAAATTGAGAAAAAAAACGGATTGCAATTCAAAATTATTTATCAAACGCTAGAACTGAACTtaattaaatatgaatattgGAGCCAGAAAACGTTAAATGTTCCACGTTAAAGCTTTATATTGTGACTaacatgtttgttttaataacaCCCGAGAGCACTAAGTGAGACTGTTTGCTCCAAATGAatgatgtttttattatgtttaccTAGTGGTTTAAGGTGATTCCACGCATACTGGCTTTGAATTTAGGTTTGATTTAGTCTAAACTCTTTGACAGTGCACGCTCTAACTGGTTGCGTTTTCCTCCGCAGACGTGGCCTTTCATGGTTGCAGGTAAACCGGAGAACGATTTGAAGGAGATGCTGAACTCAACGAGGTTGTGCGGAACTACGGCGTCTTGATGCAGCTCAGTGGCAGCAGCTCTTTGCCTTTTTAAaggaacaatgaaaaaaaaaaatcctatagTGACTGAAATGCAAGTCTCATCTCTGCAGACTTTGAGTGGGAATAACGGGAGGGCATCCCACTCTCCTTCGTTCccgtaaagaaaaaaaatcgttTATTTAAATGCATTGTGATCTTTTATCTTTGCTGGTTCAAAGATAAACTTTGTactttaacccttgtatggtgttcgggtctgtgagacccgtgttcagtttttttcaaaagaaaaattaaacaattaatttttttttcacgtgtaaatgtgttgtgtctttccactcactccacttgattataactgatttatttataacattttatataaaagaaaaacgagaagcacattaattcataaatgtgatctaacaaaggtaaagggaaaaaattaaccatgtttgctgttcatatgtcttgtaattgggatgaagtaaacatctgttgagtaatttaacataaaattgtttgatggtgttaatttggaaagccaaaactctagcgggtccaccagacccatgaacactggctgagtaacaaaaatacgaacaccacacaagggttaaattgctttttttcgttttcttttttctttttctttctttttttttcttttttcctttttttccaacAAACAGTAATAATCTGCAGATGCGTTTTTACTAATGCAGGCCTGTGTTTTGCGATTGTCttatgatggatggatgatttgaTGGATGGCTGGATAAGGCACATGAAACCTGCTCAAATTGTTGTACAGATTACATGAAGTATATGAAATATATTTGTACCACTTTTACACTCTGTGTAACCAGtccttattatttttttcttgtgtggGCCAATAGTTTGACCTGGCAACCCGCCTTATCGCTCCATTCCTTCAGAATAGCAGACCCTGCCCACCAACAAAGCGTAGGTACAGATAGCCCGAGTCTCCCTCTGTTGTGTCTGAAAGATAACAGTGGACAAAGCTGTCGTTACATAAACAAACGTTTGCCTTGGTAGATTATGTGGGCGTTATAAAGGAGTTACTCTTCTTGTGGCGTAAACAGGCCAAATAGGCCAAATCACGTTTATCTCGTTGCTAACTTTGCTGATAGGGTAAATGCAAGAAAGGTAAATAAACCGGGTGCCAGTTTGAGAAGTATCATTGTTGTCACtgacttttacttttttaaaattgttttaacCTAACTGTCAGGGCTGTTTAATAACAGTTTATTATCTTATTTATGAAGCTACACCGCTAAAATATGAGCAGCCATCGTCGTTTTTCGTTAGCTTAATTGCATTTTGCCTTATCAACTCACGCGCATGCGGTGATTGGATTGACTAATTagcattcggccaatcagaagGCAGTCGCTGGAGGTCAGCGGACGCTggagtttgtttcttttagacGTAGAAAACCTGCTTTAATCCCGCCCAGACCAGTTGTTTTAATTTGCTCGGGTTATGACCGCTGTGTTTACATCACGTCGACAGTTATTTATGCGCTCTGACACAAGGCCTCTCCCCCtttgtctctctttttctcactgCGGTTTATtgggaatgaaaaaaaagagagcgcaAAAAAGGGAGAAAGCACTAGTTTTCACTTACTCCTTAAAAACAACTAACTAAACACCTAGGCTATAACCTATATGACCTCTGGAGGTCAAGTACTCTTTCAAGTCAGAAAAAATAACACGCAGTTTTCATACCTTTAGAAATGTagagaatttctttttttttttttttttttttgcctgtcccgtttggctcttttgccatcagaattgttgtctaaaggcaaagaaagatgcccaacggatttactttaccaaactgaccatcccagccttgccgtaatggtccatttgattcaccttttattgtttattttattttcacttactgaatacgggacagacttgactgggggaaagaaggggagaaagaaagagggaaagagaaacagctgagaagagggacgggggagaagggcaaaagacaaaaatcaacagaacgggcagagaaaaaaaaatgcatatatcaatcacctggatcacctgctgagaaagaaaaaagaaagcaagcagaagagaacaagagtaatagaataaacaacatcacaatgatatatgggaatatgacagtaaatactaaatgttaaacaaaaaaaaaaaaaaaaaaagaaatgtagagAATTTTTAGgcaatttttttcatttatatatatataaatgatatatatatataaaaaaatatatatatatatatatatatatatatatatatatatatatatatatatatatatatatatatatattttatatatatatatcagcctGTTTTCCAAGTCATTTGGCTATAGCTAGTATAATTATTGGCCGATTTTCCATCATATCTTTTGATCTATTTATGATATATTAGCTACATTGCTGTAGATTTAGCCATTCAATAGAAgaagatgttttgttttcttttacttttttatctATGTCTCCAGAGCGCTGTGAGAATCAGCCAGTGAGCTCATAATGTCTCATCAGTCTTTCAGTGAAATCCTCTGAActcttctgtttttaaatggaCATTTCCATTTAAAAACTCTCAGTTTGAGTCAGTTTGAGAGTTTTCATTTAGGATATTGTGAGTTGTTTTAAGACAAAACAAAGATCTGAGAAGGATCTGAATACTACATCAGGGAGCAAAAGAGCAAGGCAAAAAAACATGAAGTCAATCCAGTCagtcatttttttgtattttgctcaTCTTTTTTATGAGTGAATttggaaaataataattttataaaATATTGCCAAATGAAGCTTACATTAACCCCTGGGTGTATTCTCAGTTTCCTCGATTTTTACACTATCGTCTTTAATGATTAGGACTTCCCATTTCAAACTAGCAGCAGGGATGTAGGTGAGTTTAATCACACACAGTTGTTACTTAAatagaagaagaggaaaaagaaaaataagaatagTAACAAGTATCCTTTAACAGGAACAATAAGATTAAGTGCAGCAGTAATAAAAGAGTCCCACCGACATCTCTTAAAGGACCCTCACCTAATACATCAGCAGGAGTACGGCGGGGGCCTCGCCACCACCCCAAAGGGACCACCAAGGAGAAAATAAACTTGGCTGCCTCTCTCCTGGCTCCAGCTGCAGGGaaagagcaggagaggaggagagatagaggagggagagagggagggaactGTATGAGAGAAGGGCTGGGATTCCCATACTTGCTAATTGTTTTGTTGGATGGCTTCCCAAAATTGTGGTGTGGAAAAGGTCCACACACTAAGGGGAGGAAAcgaaaaaatcacattttgttCCATCTGATCCCATCATGTTTCACATCTGCATGAcccttgtttttctttgaaaacTTGATCTCGGCTTAGCTGTACGTCACTACTGTACGACAGCATAAGctgatgttttattttacttcctAGAACCTCTTTAAGGACTGATGCACTGACCAGCCCATCTACAAACCACATACTCTCGCAGAAAACAACAGCATTTAACCCAATGACTCACATAACTTTGTTCTTTCTATTCTTACTGTCCAGGCCTATCCACAATGCCGTCTCTGGATACTGCATTTGCCATGCATGAAGTATCTACAGACTGCCATCTCCTGGACAAAATTTAAGTGAGGCCAAAATCTGCAAGCTCGTTTGTTATAGTAAATTCACTTCAAAACATTGTACTTTTCTACAATGACATTTATTTGTTGGATAATCCACAGTTAAAATATCTGCACATATCCATAGATATGATAAATACTCAGATTATTAAGGAAACTATCAGGTTTAGAACATAATGAACATGTGATATAAATTTTATAAATTGAAGAAAATATTTCAGGAAAACTATGATTTAAAATAAGTACGTATCTTAGTTTTGAattaatttgatattttattggatttttaaaaattgcatttgattgacatgatatattaaaaatgtaatgtttaCCACAGATTAGATGATCCTTGATGCTGAACCAAATATGACACATCCCaaacctttattattattattattactttttattattacttttattattattattattattattattattattattattactttttattattactttttattattacttttattattat from Maylandia zebra isolate NMK-2024a linkage group LG15, Mzebra_GT3a, whole genome shotgun sequence includes the following:
- the tcf21 gene encoding transcription factor 21, which translates into the protein MSTGSLSDVDDELLDGILKFGSSGKDSNESTEESSNCEGSCANEERRETPGKKRKTTSRKTAPKGVAQQEGKQVQRNAANARERARMRVLSKAFSRLKTSLPWVPPDTKLSKLDTLRLASSYIAHLRQILANDKYENGYIHPVNLTWPFMVAGKPENDLKEMLNSTRLCGTTAS